A window from Chloroflexota bacterium encodes these proteins:
- a CDS encoding mandelate racemase/muconate lactonizing enzyme family protein: MKITGLEPFAIQAAGRSFLFVVVDTDAGISGIGECGVNSRSAAIVGAFDHIREQIVGEDSSRIEHLWQTMFRGGFFPADSIVGSAMSAVDIALWDIRGKELGVPTYQLLGGLVRDKVICYPHNRCDDGQEAYLEHVRQTVAEGWKFTRFHLPSQGQRLEPRDSIRACVKQVEAVRAEFGDDLEICVDVHTRLDPSEAIELANALEPYRIFFLEDPIRSESTNALRRVRAATKVPIAAGEQYAGKWAFRELIEDDLIDYCRVDLCIAGGLTEAKKIAGWCETHYIRLVTHNPLGPVSSAACLALNLSSPNFGVQEQPTRPGAMLNDLFPVQIEWKDGYLLPPTRPGLGIEFDRQALRKCEPSKPLASRKLHREDGSYTNW, encoded by the coding sequence GTGAAGATCACCGGCCTTGAGCCGTTCGCCATCCAGGCGGCCGGTCGCAGTTTCCTCTTTGTCGTCGTCGATACCGACGCCGGCATCTCGGGCATCGGCGAGTGCGGCGTCAACAGCCGCTCAGCCGCCATCGTCGGCGCGTTCGACCACATCCGCGAGCAGATCGTCGGCGAGGATTCGAGCCGCATCGAGCATCTCTGGCAAACGATGTTCCGGGGCGGCTTCTTCCCGGCCGACAGTATCGTCGGCTCGGCCATGTCTGCCGTGGACATCGCGCTCTGGGACATTCGCGGCAAGGAGCTGGGCGTCCCGACCTATCAGCTGCTCGGCGGCCTCGTCCGCGACAAGGTCATCTGCTACCCGCACAACCGCTGCGACGACGGCCAGGAAGCGTACCTGGAGCACGTTCGGCAGACGGTCGCGGAGGGCTGGAAGTTCACCCGCTTCCACCTGCCATCGCAGGGGCAGCGGCTGGAGCCGCGCGACTCGATCCGCGCCTGCGTGAAGCAGGTCGAGGCCGTCCGCGCCGAGTTCGGCGACGATCTCGAGATCTGCGTGGACGTCCATACCCGGCTCGATCCGTCCGAGGCCATCGAGCTGGCGAACGCCCTCGAGCCGTACCGCATCTTCTTCCTCGAAGACCCGATCCGCTCGGAGAGCACCAACGCCCTGCGGCGGGTCCGCGCAGCCACCAAGGTGCCGATTGCCGCCGGCGAGCAGTACGCCGGCAAGTGGGCGTTCCGCGAGCTGATCGAGGATGACCTGATCGACTACTGCCGGGTAGACCTCTGCATCGCCGGTGGCCTGACCGAGGCGAAGAAGATCGCCGGCTGGTGCGAGACCCACTACATTCGGCTGGTCACCCACAACCCGCTCGGGCCGGTCTCCAGCGCCGCCTGCCTGGCGCTGAACCTCTCCTCGCCCAACTTCGGCGTGCAGGAGCAGCCGACGCGGCCCGGCGCGATGCTGAACGATCTGTTCCCGGTCCAGATCGAGTGGAAGGACGGCTACCTGCTGCCGCCCACCCGCCCGGGCCTCGGCATCGAGTTCGACCGTCAAGCGCTCCGCAAGTGCGAGCCGTCCAAGCCGCTGGCCTCACGTAAGCTGCACCGCGAGGACGGCAGCTACACCAACTGGTGA